Below is a window of Streptomyces sp. NBC_01429 DNA.
GGTGACGGCCACGACCAGCAGGGCGGGCAGCAGCGTGTCCCGCACCACCTGGTCGCCCGTGAACAGCGGAATGAACAGTGGCCGCGCCGCTACGATCAGCGCGCCGAGCAGTACCCCGGAAGCGATGCCCCACTGCACCATGCGGCGGCAGATTTCCCGGGCGCCCTTGGTGTCACCGGCTCCGAGGTAGCGACCGATGATGGCCTGTCCCGCGATGGCGATGGCGTCGAGGGCGAACGCCATCAGGCTCCACAGCGACAGAATGATCTGATGGGCGGCGATATCCGCGTCGCCCAGCCGGGCGGCGACCGCGGTGGCGATCATGAGGACCGCCCGGAGCGAGAGTGTACGGACGAGCAGCGGTACGCCGGCCTGGGCGCTCGCCCGTATCCCCGCGGCGTCCGGGCGCAGCGACGCGCCATGCCGGCGTGCTCCCCGTACGACCACGACGAGGTAGACGGCCGCCATGGCCCACTGGGCGATCACCGTGCCCCAGGCGGAGCCTGCGATACCGAGTCCCGCTCCGTAGACCAGAGCGACATTGAGCACCGCGTTGGCGCTGAACCCGCCGATGGCGACGTACAGCGGGGTACGGGTGTCCTGGAGTCCGCGCAGCACCCCGGTGGCGGCGAGCACGATCAGCATGGCGGGGATGCCGAGACTGGAGATCCGCAGATAGGTGACCGCGTACGGGGCGGCGGTGTCCGACGCCCCGAACAGGCCGATCAGCCAGGGGGCGGTGGGAAGGGTGGCGGCGATGACTCCGGCGCCGAGCAGCATCGCCAGCCAGATGCCGTCCATGCCCTGGCGGATGGCGGCCTTCAGATCGCCCGCACCGACCCGCCGGGCGACGGCCGCGGTGGTGGCGTAGGCGAGGAAGACGAAGATGCTCACCGCGGTGGTCAGCAGGGCTGCGGCGATTCCCAGCCCGGCGAGTTGCGGGGTGCCGAGATGGCCGACAATCGCGCTGTCGACCATGACGAACAGGGGCTCGGCGACGAGGGCGCCGAAGGCGGGAACGGCGAGTGCGATGATCTCGCGGTCGTGCTGTCGCCGGCCCGTCCTGGATGCCGCGGGAGCCTGTGTCATGCACTCAATCTAATCTTCCACAGGTAAGAGACGCAAGACGCTATTGATCCTTACCTGGCGGGGTTGTGGAGGTCGGGTGGAGGACCGTTTGTTCTGATCTTGGTCCAGTCGGGAAAGTTTTTCTCCTGCACAGCCGGTGGATGAAAAAAGCCCAGCTCAGAGTGGTTGCGGTGACGTCGGTATGACTTTGTCCACAGTGCTGTCCCCCGGTCCGTGCACAGGTTCTGCCGAGTTCTCCACAGCATCTCGCGCTTCGTCCACATGGCCTGTGGATAACAAGATTGGCTGACGTCGCTCGCGGGCCTACCGTGGACCGGCGTCCGACGCGCCGGAACCGGAGTCAGACCTCTCGTTTTGTCAGTGTCGTGCCGTAGAAAGAAGTGGCACGGCGAGGTCCGCTGAGCGGACGTGAGGAGGTGGCCGGTGAGCATTCCCGAGCCATTGGACGACCCCTGGACCGATGCCGGTCCCAGTGACCGTCTGCCTGTCTCCCGGCAGCGCCGTGGGGAGGGCCGGGGGCGAGGAGAGCAGCACGACCGGGGCAGCGACAGCGGCCCCTGGGACGGTGGATCGGCCGGCTTCGAACGGGTCCCTCCGCAGGACCTCGACGCCGAGCAGTCCGTCCTCGGCGGCATGCTGCTGTCCAAGGACGCGATCGCCGACGTCGTGGAGATCATCAAGGGCCACGACTTCTACCGTCCCGCGCACGAGACCGTCTTCCAGGCCATCCTCGACCTGTACGCCAAGGGGGAGCCGGCCGACCCGATCACGGTCGCCGCCGAGCTGACCAAGCGCGGCGAGATCACCCGCGTCGGCGGCGCCTCGTATCTCCACACCCTCGTCCAGTCGGTCCCGACCGCGGCCAACGCCTCCTACTACGCGGAGATCGTCCACGAGCGGGCGGTGCTGCGACGCCTCGTCGAGGCCGGCACCAAGATCACGCAGATGGGATACGCGGCCGACGGAGACGTCGACGAGATCGTCAACTCCGCCCAGGCCGAGATCTACGCCGTCACCGAGCAGCGCACCAGCGAGGACTATCTGCCGCTCGGCGACATCATGGAGGGCGCGCTCGACGAGATCGAGGCCATCGGCTCGCGCAACGGCGAGATGACCGGTGTGCCGACCGGGTTCACCGACTTCGACTCCCTCACCAACGGCCTTCACCCCGGTCAGATGATCGTGATCGCCGCCCGTCCCGCGATGGGCAAGTCGACCCTCGCCCTCGACTTCGCCCGCGCCGCGTCCATCAAGAACAACCTGCCCAGCGTGATCTTCTCCCTGGAAATGGGGCGCAACGAGATCGCGATGCGCCTCCTCTCCGCCGAGGCGCGGGTGGCGCTGCACCACATGCGGTCCGGCACGATGACGGACGAGGACTGGACGAGGCTCGCCCGCCGTATGCCCGACGTCTCCCAGGCCCCGCTCTACATCGACGACTCCCCGAACCTCTCGATGATGGAGATCCGCGCGAAGTGCCGCCGCCTCAAGCAGCGGAACGACATCAAGCTCGTGGTCATCGACTACCTCCAGCTGATGCAGTCCGGCGGGTCGAAGCGCGCCGAGAACCGCCAG
It encodes the following:
- a CDS encoding MATE family efflux transporter, with protein sequence MTQAPAASRTGRRQHDREIIALAVPAFGALVAEPLFVMVDSAIVGHLGTPQLAGLGIAAALLTTAVSIFVFLAYATTAAVARRVGAGDLKAAIRQGMDGIWLAMLLGAGVIAATLPTAPWLIGLFGASDTAAPYAVTYLRISSLGIPAMLIVLAATGVLRGLQDTRTPLYVAIGGFSANAVLNVALVYGAGLGIAGSAWGTVIAQWAMAAVYLVVVVRGARRHGASLRPDAAGIRASAQAGVPLLVRTLSLRAVLMIATAVAARLGDADIAAHQIILSLWSLMAFALDAIAIAGQAIIGRYLGAGDTKGAREICRRMVQWGIASGVLLGALIVAARPLFIPLFTGDQVVRDTLLPALLVVAVTQPIAGVVFVLDGVLMGAGDGPYLARAMLVTLAVFAPVALLVPQLGGGLTALWWAMGLMMAIRMLTLWLRTRSGHWLVTGATR
- the dnaB gene encoding replicative DNA helicase — protein: MDDPWTDAGPSDRLPVSRQRRGEGRGRGEQHDRGSDSGPWDGGSAGFERVPPQDLDAEQSVLGGMLLSKDAIADVVEIIKGHDFYRPAHETVFQAILDLYAKGEPADPITVAAELTKRGEITRVGGASYLHTLVQSVPTAANASYYAEIVHERAVLRRLVEAGTKITQMGYAADGDVDEIVNSAQAEIYAVTEQRTSEDYLPLGDIMEGALDEIEAIGSRNGEMTGVPTGFTDFDSLTNGLHPGQMIVIAARPAMGKSTLALDFARAASIKNNLPSVIFSLEMGRNEIAMRLLSAEARVALHHMRSGTMTDEDWTRLARRMPDVSQAPLYIDDSPNLSMMEIRAKCRRLKQRNDIKLVVIDYLQLMQSGGSKRAENRQQEVSDMSRNLKLLAKELELPVIALSQLNRGPEQRTDKKPMVSDLRESGSIEQDADMVILLHREDAYEKESPRAGEADLIVAKHRNGPTATITVAFQGHYSRFVDMAQT